A section of the Telopea speciosissima isolate NSW1024214 ecotype Mountain lineage chromosome 3, Tspe_v1, whole genome shotgun sequence genome encodes:
- the LOC122656958 gene encoding probable leucine-rich repeat receptor-like protein kinase At1g35710 translates to MAMGEALKKMFFFVVLSCVFLDTYAQREAQALLKWKNSLVSHSLTSWSLTNGSSSPCNWTGIQCNEDGSIVEINLANSGLDGTLDQLDFTAFPNLTSLDLNLNSLVGVIPTEIGALSKLTFLNLGTNNFTDAIPGEIGNLVELSVLWLGDNSLIDQIPYQISNLQKVWLLNLHGNYLQNPDPDRFEGMASLTNLDLGLNSLESEIPTFIFQCPNLIYLDLSDNYFIGVIPLQIVASFKKLQYLILTNNQFEGPIPAELKNLTELQGLQLGMNMLNGTIPDEISLLHNLTILELHDNPLHGSIPSSIGNLRMLQTLNLGNASLSSSIPDELGFCTNLTYLELSNNNLSGPLPRSMASLTQISQLGMSSNYLSGELHPYFLSNWTELISLQLQINSFTGSIPPEIGALLKVGILFLFQNQLSGQIPFEIGNLLNLTEFHLADNLFSGPIPPSIGNLSMLQSLNFANNLLSGILPDEIGNMESIQTLDISGNMLQGNLPLSITHLQKLGLFFVANNNFSGSIPEDFGPSSLTNVTFSYNNFSGKLPPQICGGRQLIYLGANANSFVGPIPESLQNCTGLIRVRLDQNLLDGDITNAFGVYPDLEYIDLGNNQLFGELSLNWGKCANLSYFGVSSNMISGNIPSNIGKLEFLQYLSLSSNQLTGKIPSELFNSTSPLYRLNLSDNRLSGEISTEFGRLSNLQSLDLSANNLTGSIPQELGNCQELISLNLRDNELNGTIPYQIGNLVALQSLLDLSQNLLSGDIPSQLGNLKSLENLNLSHNRLSGSIPSSLQGLISLQSVDISYNNLEGSLPEIQAFQNASANALAGNPGLCGESAQGLKSCNGNSSSINRSKQNKQKLIIAIVVPVASILLVSIVLGVFIYRHGHREDLNKENHDSAIEESFSIWNCKVKLEFKDIVAATDNFDETYFIGEGGQGSVYKAILPTGEIFAVKRLHECSSDEDGFLQDEWQKNFESEIHSLTGIRHRNIVKMIGFCSMKGFMYFVCEYVERGNLRKFLHEEKEAMALDWLIRLKIIRGVAHALSYLHHDCRPAIAHRDISPSNILLDLDFEPKVSDFGTARSLRAGESNWTAPVGSYGYIAPEFATTMKVTEKCDVYSFGVVALEVIMGKHPGELLTSLQSEVNQQQLVSTILDQRLPPPPAGIISQELVLAVTLALACTRIDPNSRPTMHQVSQKLSSSSCLTISEPYHTCFQYNT, encoded by the exons ATGGCCATGGGAGAAGCACTAAAGAAGatgtttttctttgttgttctgTCTTGTGTTTTCCTAGACACCTATGCACAGAGAGAAGCCCAAGCTTTACTGAAGTGGAAAAACAGCTTAGTCTCTCATTCTCTCACTTCATGGTCTCTCACCAATGGAAGCAGTAGTCCTTGCAACTGGACTGGAATTCAGTGCAATGAAGATGGAAGCATCGTCGAGATAAACTTGGCCAATTCAGGCCTTGATGGCACTCTTGACCAGTTAGACTTCACTGCCTTTCCCAATCTCACCTCTCTGGATCTCAACCTCAATAGTCTTGTTGGGGTAATCCCAACTGAAATTGGGGCTCTGAGTAAACTCACTTTTCTCAATCTTGGTACCAACAATTTCACCGATGCAATACCCGGGGAGATCGGTAACCTAGTGGAACTCAGTGTGCTTTGGCTTGGCGACAACTCACTCATTGACCAAATTCCATATCAGATCAGCAATCTTCAGAAGGTATGGCTTCTCAATTTGCATGGAAACTATCTACAGAATCCAGACCCAGATCGTTTTGAAGGCATGGCATCTTTAACAAACCTTGACCTCGGTCTCAACTCTCTTGAATCAGAGATCCCAACATTCATCTTTCAATGTCCGAATCTCATTTATCTGGACTTGTCAGATAATTATTTCATAGGTGTGATACCACTTCAAATTGTGGCCAGTTTCAAGAAACTCCAATACCTTATCCTGACCAATAACCAGTTTGAAGGACCAATtccagcagaactgaagaactTAACTGAACTTCAAGGCCTGCAGCTGGGAATGAACATGCTGAATGGGACAATACCCGATGAAATTAGTCTCCTGCATAACCTCACAATCCTAGAATTGCATGATAATCCTCTTCATGGGTCAATACCATCTTCAATAGGAAACCTCAGGATGCTTCAAACACTTAATCTAGGGAATGCAAGCCTCAGTTCAAGCATCCCAGATGAGCTTGGCTTTTGCACCAACCTTACTTATCTTGAATTGTCGAATAACAATCTTTCAGGTCCCTTGCCTCGTTCCATGGCCTCACTAACCCAGATTTCTCAGCTTGGAATGTCTAGCAACTACCTATCTGGAGAACTCCACCCATATTTCCTCTCCAATTGGACTGAACTCATCTCTTTGCAACTCCAAATCAATAGTTTCACAGGATCGATCCCTCCCGAAATTGGAGCCCTTCTTAAGGTCGGAATTTTGTTCCTATTTCAGAATCAATTATCTGGTCAAATACCATTTGAGATCGGAAACTTGTTAAATTTAACAGAGTTTCACCTAGCTGACAACCTTTTCAGTGGTCCCATCCCACCCAGCATAGGAAATTTATCTATGCTACAAAGTCTAAATTTTGCCAATAACCTGCTCAGTGGGATTCTACCAGATGAAATTGGTAACATGGAAAGCATACAAACTCTTGATATAAGTGGAAACATGCTGCAGGGAAACTTGCCTTTATCGATCACCCATTTGCAGAAATTGGGTCTCTTCTTTGTAGCTAATAACAATTTCTCTGGTAGTATACCAGAAGATTTTGGCCCCAGTTCTCTCACAAATGTGACTTTCTCCTATAACAACTTCTCTGGCAAGCTCCCACCCCAAATCTGCGGAGGAAGACAGCTGATTTATTTAGGAGCAAATGCAAATAGTTTTGTTGGGCCAATCCCAGAAAGCCTGCAAAACTGTACAGGTTTGATCAGAGTTCGCCTTGACCAGAACCTTCTTGATGGAGATATCACAAATGCATTTGGGGTATACCCAGATCTTGAGTACATTGACTTGGGCAATAACCAATTATTTGGTGAACTATCTTTGAATTGGGGAAAGTGTGCAAATCTCTCTTACTTCGGAGTATCTTCTAATATGATATCAGGCAATATCCCATCAAACATTGGAAAGTTGGAGTTTCTGCAATATCTCAGCCTTTCTTCAAATCAACTAACAGGGAAGATTCCATCGGAGCTCTTCAACTCAACTTCGCCTCTATACAGGCTTAATTTGAGTGACAATAGGCTCTCAGGGGAGATATCAACAGAGTTTGGAAGGTTATCAAATCTGCAAAGTTTAGACCTATCTGCAAACAATCTCACTGGGTCAATTCCACAGGAACTTGGGAACTGTCAAGAACTTATATCCTTGAATCTCAGAGATAATGAATTAAATGGGACAATCCCTTACCAGATCGGAAACTTGGTGGCCTTGCAGTCTCTTCTAGACCTCAGTCAAAATTTGCTCAGTGGAGATATACCATCACAGCTTGGAAACTTAAAATCACTAGAAAATCTGAATCTTTCTCACAACAGACTCTCTGGTTCGATACCCTCGTCCCTGCAAGGTTTGATAAGTCTTCAATCTGTCGATATATCATATAACAATCTTGAGGGTTCTCTTCCAGAAATTCAGGCTTTTCAGAATGCTTCGGCCAATGCATTAGCAGGTAACCCAGGTCTTTGTGGTGAAAGTGCACAAGGTTTGAAATCCTGCAACGGCAACTCTTCATCTATAAATCGCAGCAAACAGAATAAACAGAAGCTGATCATTGCTATTGTCGTTCCTGTCGCTTCTATTTTGCTTGTATCGATTGTGTTGGGAGTCTTCATCTATCGTCATGGTCACAGAGAAGATCTAAACAAAGAAAACCATGATTCAGCAATTGAGGAATCATTCTCAATATGGAATTGCAAAGTGAAGTTAGAGTTCAAGGATATTGTAGCTGCTACAGATAACTTCGATGAGACATATTTCATAGGGGAAGGTGGACAAGGGAGTGTATATAAAGCAATTCTTCCAACCGGTGAAATCTTTGCTGTCAAACGTCTTCATGAATGTTCATCAGATGAAGATGGGTTTCTTCAGGATGAATGGCAGAAGAATTTTGAGTCAGAAATTCATTCACTGACAGGAATCCGGCACCGGAATATTGTAAAGATGATTGGGTTCTGTTCGATGAAGGGTTTCATGTATTTTGTTTGCGAGTATGTGGAAAGAGGTAATTTGAGAAAATTCCTCCATGAGGAGAAAGAAGCCATGGCCTTGGACTGGTTGATACGATTGAAGATTATCAGAGGTGTAGCACATGCCTTGTCCTACTTGCACCATGACTGTAGGCCGGCTATTGCGCACAGAGACATATCGCCGAGTAACATTTTGTTGGATTTAGACTTTGAGCCTAAAGTATCTGATTTTGGGACTGCAAGGTCCCTGAGAGCTGGAGAGTCTAACTGGACAGCACCAGTTGGTTCCTATGGCTACATTGCTCCAG AATTTGCGACCACAATGAAGGTAACAGAGAAATGTGATGTGTACAGTTTTGGAGTGGTAGCATTAGAAGTAATAATGGGAAAACACCCTGGTGAACTCCTTACATCCCTACAGTCTGAAGTCAATCAGCAGCAGCTTGTAAGTACAATATTAGATCAGCGGCTACCACCACCTCCTGCTGGTATAATATCACAAGAACTAGTTTTGGCAGTGACTCTTGCATTGGCATGCACACGCATAGATCCCAATTCTCGACCTACCATGCATCAGGTCTCTCAGAAGTTGTCATCAAGCTCATGTCTTACTATCTCTGAGCCTTACCACACATGCTTCCAATACAACACTTGA